From the bacterium genome, one window contains:
- a CDS encoding ComF family protein yields MRSIINLLFPPSCAVCGDSAPELVCDVLCERCNPQNYVPAILGSQELTDPERSCICCGEPTPRIFDAAPQCIACATWPSPLTTLRSVYRYEEQAAEIIKTYKYNHRFSLADYLALVMAETILRPGIFPTRAWDLILPIPSISSNLLKRGFSHTGLLARKISGLIGTPHSQFTLMLNRNHATQVNLSGENRFQNMQNAFRTTASKVAGRRILLIDDVVTTGSTLFSAALTLGAAGAKQVDALTYARSTQFSSLRLVTADQKQAFA; encoded by the coding sequence ATGCGAAGCATTATTAATCTACTATTTCCACCAAGTTGTGCGGTTTGTGGGGACAGTGCGCCTGAGCTTGTGTGCGATGTTTTGTGTGAGCGTTGTAATCCACAAAATTATGTTCCTGCGATCTTAGGGTCGCAAGAACTGACCGACCCTGAACGTAGCTGCATTTGCTGTGGTGAGCCTACTCCTCGAATCTTCGATGCAGCGCCGCAGTGTATTGCCTGCGCAACTTGGCCTTCCCCGCTAACAACCTTAAGATCAGTCTACCGCTACGAGGAGCAGGCCGCAGAGATTATCAAGACTTACAAATACAATCATCGTTTTTCGCTTGCGGATTATCTCGCGCTAGTGATGGCCGAAACGATCCTACGCCCAGGGATTTTCCCAACAAGAGCTTGGGACTTGATTTTACCGATTCCCTCGATTTCAAGTAACTTGCTTAAGCGTGGATTCTCCCACACTGGGCTACTAGCTCGAAAAATCTCTGGGCTAATTGGCACTCCCCATTCGCAGTTTACGTTAATGCTCAACCGCAACCACGCGACCCAAGTTAACTTATCTGGCGAGAACCGCTTTCAAAACATGCAAAATGCTTTCCGCACCACAGCAAGCAAGGTCGCAGGTAGGAGGATTTTACTAATCGATGACGTCGTAACCACAGGGTCAACTCTCTTTTCTGCAGCCCTAACACTTGGTGCTGCCGGAGCTAAGCAGGTAGATGCCTTGACCTATGCGCGCTCTACGCAATTTAGTAGTTTAAGGCTAGTTACGGCTGACCAAAAACAAGCATTTGCATAA